DNA from Xiphias gladius isolate SHS-SW01 ecotype Sanya breed wild chromosome 9, ASM1685928v1, whole genome shotgun sequence:
GTGTCTGTACAGTGTCAAACCTGGAAATCAAAGAGGAAATCCAGCCTTGAATAGGACTGTAACCCCCccaagaggaggaaaaacaaaaatgagtgTCGTGTATGTAAATTTACTTTACTGACTGTTCTGCTGTTGTGAGTTCTTCTCCCGTCGTCTGTGGTGTGAAGTTAATGGGCACCAATGCGGCCGTTTGGTGCCCTAATGCATGGTGCCGCGGCGCTGTCTGACTGTCTGGTCCTCGTTTTGCCGGTTTCAGTGCCGACTGGGAGCAAACCAGCAGCTGAATGTGAAGAGTTCGCTCCTGAAACGGGACAGTGAACATCATCTCACCGACCCTACAAACCGATTGACAGGAAAAGACGTGGTGCTATTTCAAGGATTTGAGGTCTAAACTCTTAATATTTACAACCTTGATCCGCTACACgatcaatggaaaaaaataaaactacatcaGGATTCGCGGCATTTTGCAAACGCACTCCTCGCACGCCGTTGCACACGTTGGAAAAAGTCCCTCATCCAGGTGCATCGGGTGTTTCGTGACAGCAGGGTGCGAAGAGGGAATGCAACCTTTTCCATCTcgtgaaaaatgttaaatggctTTCTAAAAGTAGTCGAGAAACAAAGTGTAGGAAATTTGAAACTCTACCCGCATACGTAACCCCGtgttaaatatatacaaaaagcAGTTGGTGGCTTCTGCTGCCGTGGCGCGGTATTTGATGTTGAAGCAGGTGGTTTGTCAGTCGAAGCGAACGCGCCTCGGTCGGTTCAGGTGTGTGAAACGGTCCTCGGCTGTGCGGTCACTGCACTCCCTGCTCTGGCTCTCTCCGGGGTCTGGTCTTCCCTCGGCGGCATCGGGATGTTTGTGGCGAGGCTGGGCTCTTCCTCCTGTACGGTGACAGACGCACTGAGAGAAATAAACGACTTCTTAATGACTCTGTctgtggttttctgtttgtctgtaaaGTAGACAGGTCAGACCTGAGCTCGGCTGGTCAGACCCAGCTCTGTCAGACCTAGCATTCCTTGGTCTAAACTGGACactttagcatgttagcgttgGACTTAAACTAGAGCTGAGGCAAACCGgactttaatttcatttttccagtATTTGCCGAGATATATCACCAGAGCATGGTAGTACGTTCCCAGAGTTACACGAGACTCTCTTTTTACTAAAGCGTACGGACATTCAAGCAGCTGCATTGTTCACATTCGTGTCCGTATCTGGAGGAACAAAAAGGCGTATCGACGAAGGCTACATCGTCACCTGACTGACAGCAGTATGTGTCTCCCACGAGAACCTCCAGTTGGCATCGTAAACATCACCGAGCCTGGCGACGCGTTTGCCGCttcttttatttcagaaaaagcGGCGGACTTGACGTCCTCTGTGAATTTCTCTTTAAAAGAGTTCGATCGGAGTTTGCCGTTGACCTTACCTCACACACTGATACGCTTCCCCCGGCGTTCACAGGCTTTTCGAGGATGTGGACAGGCGGCACTCCGAGGGAACGCGGAATACACACGGCCGTGCCCGTCACGCGCGTCCGAAAAAGCAAGGACACTGTATGGGAACTCTAAAAATGTCATAGGACAGTCGGGTGGACTGTGTGAGTCCTAATCACGGTGGACAGGACGCAGATCTGCTCGCACAGGCACAAGGTGACGCGATGCCGGCCCACTCGACGGAAAGCGCTCATTTTGGGGTCAAGTCCCAGCGTTAGAATTATGACTAGGTTCAAGTCAGTAGGACGCTCGGGTAtgtgtcagagagacagaggaagtcGTCGTCCTACGGTCGATGTGCGGACACGAAATGGACACGAAACTTGCTCTGGAGCTCCGGCTCGTGTTGACCCTGTGAAACGTGACCGTCGGGCATCCTCAGCTCGGAAACTGCCTCCCCGAGGAGCCGAGGCTTGTGTAAAATCTGTTTCAAAAGCTTTTTATTCAGGTCATcccaagtttgtttgtttttttgttccagtTCCGCCGTGTTGTGTTTATTCCGCctgtttttatcttattttattgtattttattgtgttttgggTATCCGGGTAGCCTGATGTCTGATCGTCTCCAGCTGGATCCCGTCAGTCACGTCAGCGTCAGTCAGCGTCACACTGTGTGTACTCACAGCTCCGTGACGAAGACGGTACCGGTTTTTAACTGATCCTCTCTGGGTTCTTGTCTGCCTtcgggggaaaaaaggaaaattctcagatttttctgaaagcaCCAAGATATCCCGACTTGGCACTTAGTAATAAGGAATGTGGACACCGCACATCGGCCAAAGTCTGTCCTTCAGTGTAATTAAACCCACATTAAATCAATACAGTGTAATATTTACAGAGCACAGTATGTGAATCCCGAGACCGCGAACTCTGTAATCCAAAGAAGCGAGTCCACGTCTGAGTCTGGAACCACGGCCggacagagaggactgaacGAGGCAGAAGCTCCCGGACAGCAGAGATCACAGCTAGCGAGTTGGAAAAAATGACGTGGCTAAGTTACGATAACGTCAGTTATGACGGCGCCGGTAAATTTCCACAGGAGCAGTTGTTTTTTCGCGTGTATTTACAAAGTAGGCGTTTAACTTCGTTTAGATCAGCAGCTGCTGATTTGTCTCCAGGAACTCCAggaaaatgctgaatgagaTATTACACTGAGTTACGGAGGCCACCAGCGGGTTTGCTTCTTTAGTTCAGAGAGAAACGTCTCAGCGGCTGCTTAATGGATGGTGATGAgctttggttcagacattcatgttccccagaggatgaactgtaataactgaCTAATAATGTGACCTAAAACTCACcaagaaattttgacctgatgttgaACGcgaacctgctggtggcgctagaaaAGTCCtagaatcaccaaagtcagtaggattcgtCCTCCGGGAACCACGAACGCGTGCACGAGATTCCACGGCGATCTATCCAATAACTGTGGGAGATATTTCAATTTGCCATCCCTCGAGCCACGCTGCTAGCATCATTGTTGCTGCagctgtcctcttcctcctccactttcCTTCACCCATCTTGTTTTCTCTCGTCTtatatttctttccttctcctaaTCTCTTCCCCCTTTAATCCCCAGTTCTTTAATTCTTTCaatctgctcctcctctgctgaACATGCGTTTAATCAACCTACGTGGTAAAAACTTCAATTTGTATGATACTTGCTCCATAATGGATTTTCCGTGACAGCAGTTTGCGGTTGTCATTCACTTGAAGTGAATGACACAAAGTCAAAGGCAGAGATTTGTTCAAAAGTTAATTATCACAGAAACTCCTTTTGGGTCACGAGGCTTCCAGCAAGGTTAAGCTCTGCtgtgaaaatcaagtttttaaacaGCTTTTTGTTGGAGAACTCTGTATTTAAAGTCTTCATTTATCACAAAGACACATGAATAAATAAGGACAAGCTCTGTTTCAGCACAGGATGTTTCTATCGGACAACCAATTAGATTCCTGTCTGATCTCCATTTTGATGAACAATACCAGGCAGGCAAAGAGTCTGGGGATGTGTGTGGCTGTAAAACGAGCGCTCCCTCTCCTCAGAGGAGCCTCGCTCCAGGCATCCAGACGGACACGGTGCTTCAGCAAAAACCTGCTGCCGCAAAGATTCCTGCTACAACTGCCTATCAATTATTCAGTTTCCTGcgagaaaaaaacacacacaagcagagagCAGCAAATTTCCTTGTTAGTTAAAAgttgcaataaaataaatgattttgtcATTAGCTGAACTtttttgacaacattttttaaaaagctgtttctTTTCTAGCATTTTTTGGTCAAACTGCTGTTCCTCCCTGAAACGTGCAGATGTTTAACTGACCTCAGGCTCCGGTCCGACCAGAGCGGTTTTCTCTCGCTACCTTGATTTACTCTTTTCAAGCTATTGAACCTCCGGCTGTATTTCTGGCCCAGAATCCTCTCTTAACACGTGAAATCAAATTTTACGCCGCCCTCGCTATGGGGACGGCCACAGGGCGGCGAACGAGGCGCAGCCGCTGCCTTCCACTCAGTCTTTAAACTTATAATAAGCAGGCAGCAGGTTAATGGTGtctctattttatatttacttCAACACGTTCTCCAAACTAATTACTAGTCCAAAACCATTTATCAGTCCAACCAGGACATCGATAGATTGAAAAGCCAGGATTATGTTCAATAACacgttttttaaaattctcccGTCGTACTTCTGCAGTGTTGGTGCGTGGCAGCAACTGTATGGTCAAAGTTCAACAACATATTACACTGTCGAGTCACGGCGAACAGTTGTTAAAAGAGGATTAAAGTCGATGCAGAAGAACCagaaatatcttttttattccacacattcctCTACTTTGTCAACACGTGGCGCCTACGTCACCCACAATGCAACCCGACAGCCGACAGCGTCAAGGAATCCAAACCTCTCTGGGTGGGGACAGGTGGGAGATTCAGCTTCCGGGAACCCAAAGCACAAGGAAAATTACACTGGCGCccaaagaaatgaataaatctttAGTCACCATCACTCAAATGATTGTAGAACGGTTCAAGGCtgtaaaaaatatctttatgtatacacacaaacgcagcaGATATATATCCTATTTACATTTAGAGTGAATCATCCccgtttgtttttgtgcctgactgaaaatatttcaaagttaTAAAAACCTCACATTTTTGTGGCCTACGGACATAAATGAGATACTGTGTGAAAGCCCCACACCAGCACTTTCAACTGGTTCTCAGCTTGTCTCTACATGATATATTAATGAAGTTATGCTACTATAAAACATGGCCCGTGGATTCACTGAGGAGTAGAAGCCCTCTAGAGGCCTGAAACTAATCATTcctttagcaaaaaaaaaaaaaaaccccacaaatgTTAATCCAGATCTGTCTTCACAGATTAGAGTTCATCTGCCTTCCATTATGGTTAAAAAGCTCAAAGTATTTCTAAACTGTCTGATCTGAACAGTGAAGCGGCCTAATTGGATTTCCAACGTTATACCTGTCTTCAGAGGATTACAGATCACAGTAATCCCGACTCACGCCTCTGACTCCAGATCCGCGACAGCCTCTCACAGATTCACTTATCAAACgcacattttcattatcagaaGCCTCAAAGAAATTACGGTTAAAAAccaattaaaacaaattgtgATTCTGCTGCGTCAAACCGTTGAGCCACAGAGACGAGCCCTGCTGGTCCGAGGCTAAAGGGACGTCTCTGATGTTCACTCTGCTTCTGGGGAGTTTGACTAGTTTAAACTGTTCAGCTCCTGTCATGCCAGCAGTGAAAGTTTGCTCCTAGAATTAGACTGCTACGtgacatttaaatacaaaaacccCTGTCACTAAATCTCAGCACAGACCTGAGCTGCTGTGGCAGGAATCAGTTTCCATTCAGGATACGGCCCCTGGTCAGAAGAGATTGATGGCCTCATTAAAGTCTGACCCATGTTTTGTCATTAGCTATCCAGGTGAAACATTGCTTCTTTTAATCTAAAGATTTGAGATCAGAATTAGGACTGGACACTCACTGCAAAGTCGTTTTAAAAAGCTCAACCTGGCCCTAGTGACTTCAGGGTTTTAAAATTAAGTCAGAGCTAAGAGTGGGTCCAGCCCTTCAAGTACTAGATTAAAAAGAAGTCAGCATTGAAGCTGTACAGGAGTAGTGTGCTGTGCTGACTGAAGTCAAGCTGCATCATTTAGTCAGGACATTAACGAGATGTCTAAGGCAGAGTCAAAAAGCCCACAAATGTTGtcagtttggttttgttttttattaacttttcaGATACTCATCCACATGTGGACATGGTTACAAAGATCTGTCACCAAGGTTACCCTGCAAGACATGGAGGATAATATCAGTCTCAATGACACTACAAAGCACATGGTAGTTCAGACTTGCGTTTGCCTTGTACCTTAAGCCTTTCCCCCTTGGGACCTGGTCATTGGTGGAAAGTTGCTCGCACCCTTGGCGTAGGAGGGAACAATGGGTGGCTGAGGGTACTCTGGGGAGTATTTGGTGTGGGAGAGGACCTCTCTCGCTCGCTGGTAGCCGTTCCTGGACTGGATGATGTAGGATGAAGGCGGCAGAGGGGACGTCTCACTAGTGCTCTGCGGCTCCTCTGCATTCGAGTCCCAGGCGCTGAAGTCTGGGAAAGGACGAGACGGCACCCAGCTGCTTGGACCGTAGGCTGAGGCGTAAGCTTCCCCTGCAGGCTGCTCGTCCCAAGAAGGTGATCCTGCACCAGATGGGTATCCGTAAGGAACGGGGCCGTCGCCAAACCCCAAGGAGGTAGGCTCGTTGGCGTAAGGAACGGGGCCGTCGCCAAACCCAAAGGAGGTAGGCTCGTTGGCGTAAGGAACGGGGCCGTCGCCAAACCCAAAGGAGGTAGGCATTTTACCAGCATTGTTTGCAGGGTATGCAAATGACAGAACTGGAGAAGCCTCGTAGACTGGGCTGGAGGTCACCCTATAGGAGCCCACATTTGGCTCTCCAGAAGTGCTGGAAACAGGCTGGGGTTGCACAGAGAAGCTGGGAGTCTTCCCAGCGCCAACGGGAGGGCTGATGTACCCTGCACCTTGGGATGGGACTTCAGGAGCACTGGCAGATTTGTCAGAGCTTGAGTCGTAAGACACGATAAACCTGTTCGGCTCATAATTCAGCGAGGAGACTGCAGCCACACTGGGAGCTCCCACTCTGGATGGAAACTGGTTTCCAGTTTCAAAGCTGGGCTGTTGGGGGGCTACTTCAGGCTGCTGACTTTTAGCAGATGGTTCATGCTGCAGGGACACCAGGGGATGACGTGAGCCTCCAGACTGGAGGTTTGATGATCCAGGACCACTGCTGGCACTCCAGGTAGCCGTGTAGGGGTATTTGTAGTCTATATAAAACAGTTGGACAGGAAGGAAGTATCAGAATTAAGTTTCTAGTCATGAAACTTTACATGCAAATAAACCTTTTCTTTAGCATTTTGATGACTTGCTTGAATTCAGAACCCCTTGAAGTTTTAGCATTTTCTGATAATGAGAACCAGAGGAACTAAATCCCTCTTGGATTTAGAACAAATCCAAAGAATCAGTGTTTGAAACAGTGCCAATGCAAGAAgggcttgtgttttttgtatttactggtTTGAGTTCAGTGTAATTAAGTtactttaataaaattaaaagcaaaaaacctGCTGagttttgttatatttttggaCTGTAGCCACCATGAAActcagttgtttttgttctctttacTTCCTTGAAGTTAAGGACTGTCAGCTTCAATTTACCTCCTTTTGTTGCAGGAAAACAAGCACCACTGCTAAATAACAGCATACAGATCCAAGAAACCCTGAAATACAGCATTAGAGGAAGTTATTTCTGCTCCTAAAAGGTTAAATTGAGATGGAACTTTAATGACTGCTGGCAAACGTGAAaaacgcacacaaaaaaaagacaacaacattGAACTGACCTTAGAGAGAGTCCCAGCACCATGTTTGactcaaaacaacagcagttaCACGACAACAGCTTGTCCTCAGCAGCCTGGTGACAGTTGCAGACAGAAGCTTTGTACTGTGAGCTGCATGTAGCTGCTCTGGTTTTATACCGGTGCTGCATATGGTCTCTGCTCTAATTAAACTCATTAATGACACCTGGAGCCAAGTCAGGGCCTGCAGATGCTCTCACTTTGGCCGTCAGTTAAATGATGTGGACTAATTGAGTAAAAAGTGCAGTAGTTCACTATAAATGTTGTGGGTCAAAGAATAAAGTGGCGTTAACCAAACATCATAAAGTGCCTCACAATAAAGGGCAAAAGCAAGATATAAAATCCAGACACAGTAAAAGAGTAATAAATAAGATAGGGGGGGAAGAAATACAGATTTGGAGTCCAACAGGAGAGAGTCATAAAGTTTAGGAGCCACAAGGTAAAGAACCAGGTGTTGGCAGCTGTTAACATATTTAGTTAGAGTTGTTAAAAGGAACGAGCGGGTCACGGCGGCGGTGGAAGACgttttcagatcctttacttgagtaaaagtccTGCGTACTGAAGCCtgctgaagtaaaagtacaaacgGATCATCAGCTAAATGTTCTTtaagtgtcaaaagtaaaagtatcgtgatcagatcattgatcctgagtcacggaggctccggcagcgttttactgccggagctgctccaggtggagctgcttttagctacgtcagagacagggagagagttcagtccactggttcccaacccgggggtcgggcccTTCCAgggggtcaccaggtgaacctgagaGGTCGTCGGATGCTTAGcgagagaagaaagaagaagaagaacacagggttctgtcttcagtttttggactttgctCTTCTCTTTGATTTTGAGTTAAATATTGGATCATTTCACCTCTTTTGGAATCAGAAAGTTACTCAAATGAAACTGTTTGGTAGAACTTCTACAACTCAttgacatctgaaacatgacaaagagacacaactACTCTCTGGTGTTGTAAGGGAACACAAGCCAGAAATGCTGGGAACCAGTGGGAACCAGTATGCTGATAATCTCTGAACAAGGTTCGGTGTTCAATCGAGTGTTGCTTTGTATAAGATTACGCAGTTTTATAATCTCATTGTGcggtttttatgtaaaaattttaatctgGAAAGCAACTAGTAAGTAAAGCTGTCATAGAAACGTGTTGgaataaaaagtgcaatatttcacTCGTCGCTTCAGAAAAGAAGAAGCGGCTCAAAACTCTACTtaggtacagtacttgagtaaatacaCTTAGTTCTGTTCAACCACTGGTTTCTGGCTCAGTTTTACCAAACGTATAATGAGCTcaacatgaaataaacacattaatggGATTATTTTTTATGCAGGAGTTTTAAGGCAGATAAGAGGATAGTTTGTGTGTGATACCACTTATGATCTCAACAGCGTGCGAAGGAGTTTTTTCCTCCGCCACTTTCAGGTGTGGCGCTCACCTACAGAACCAGAACGCAGGCTGACTGGGACTGACTGGGACCGATTGGACAGCAGGTGTGGTTAATGAGTTTCGTTGGTGCAGACAGCAGGTGGAGCACCACCATAAGACCAGCCGCTAACACTGTCACCTACTCTTCTTTTGAGAGTTCAGCATGGCGTTTGCGTCTGAGGTGAGTTTCCTTGTTTCATGCGTAAGGGTTCAACGTTACGCGAAGCAGTCGTCCTGTGTAGTTTCGGGGGTGTAAACTTGAACCTTGACGGGGTTTCCTGGGTTCGTTTCTTGCTCTTTGGTCGCGGTGCTGCTTCCCCTGCAGTGAAAGCTGGTAAGTCTCCCAGTTGTCTCCTGTGGTTTGTAAAGACTGGATAGATCAATGAGCAGCTGACACATCATCGGAGGTCTGCGGACCATGAGGAGACCGTGACGTTCCTCGGATTGATATCAAATCACATCTTCCACGCAGTGGTCCATCATTTGAGCTCCGACTGGAGCTCTTTAATCGCGTCCCCTGGTTGTGTCCCCTTTCTGCAACGGTCTAGCACCCACGCCCAAGAGAACTGGTGCCATCAAGTTTCACTTGCTGTGTTCAACCGCTAATATGTGGATTAACTGTAGTAGATCAAAAGGCACATTAACCTGCATTTTTCGCACATTAACCTGCAGAGTTCTTGAAGTTCAGTTGGACTTTTCACTGCACTTGTATAGAAACTTGACTGTCTTACTGTATCAAGACAACATGATTCGAGCCTCGACTACCGAGCTTTATTTGCTCTTCTACTtaagcattctttttttttttaactctcctATTAAAAGCTGTGAAGTGACTGAAAGGTGTCTCTGGTAGTAATGAGATCTAGCAGCTGAATCTGGGCCCCCTCCCATGTCGCTCTGCTGTGGAAAAGGGCAGCTATTGTGCTGATAGGGCAACGCTGTGCTCTCTCTTACAGCTGAGAACAAGCAGGCGAATCAGATACTGCAGGTTTGAGAACTTCAAGCATTAAAATATCAGAATTTGCAGCGGGATGATGACGTTTGTTAAATAATGTAGCCAACGGTGGATAATTAAGCCCCTGGTTAGTTTCAAAGAAGTGAAATCTCCGGCGCTGCCTCTGACAGTCACATGACCCTTGTGTTGGTGTTTGCACTGCATCACCATCTACATTAAATCACAGAGAGCTTGAGCAGGGACTTTTCCATCTGGAGCGAAGCAGTAAGTTTCCTGCGACACGCTCACCCCTGCCTCACGTTGTTTGgagcttttcttcctcttgtagAAGCGTCGCTGCAGCCGCACGGCAgcgaggtcaaaggtcagggagCAAAACGGTCAACGCAACCGGCCCCAAGAGCCGTTTCTAACACACACTCCGCTTTCATCTCCGGGAGAAGGCGGCCAGGATTGTGTTGGCGCCGCTTTCATTCGCTCTCTGAAGCTCAGTCTGACTGCAACACCGGCTTTTAAATGACTGTTCAGTCGCTCCTCAGTGACGCACTGAGACGCTGGatgataaaacaatatttatcCTCTTGGGGATGTTTaggttgaaagaaaaacacacagttttcagAAATCCAGTGTTAAACAAATTTCATCTTGTGACATTCTAGTTATAtttcaaagacatttatttttttttatttctttaaaaacctCCTCCATCCTTTCTTCGTGTCCTCCCTCTCGCTGCCTCAGTGTCTGGCACCAAGTTGAATGCTAATCAGCTCTGACCTCTCCATCTGGCTCCAGTCACAGCACTGCACCTGTTCTACCCAGGGCCACTTTCATGAAGCATCCTGGAAAATATAGTGTTggtctgtcttttttccctcaGATCAGAGGCTCGGTCCTCACGATATGACCCTGTGTGTCCCTTCAAAGTGACATTGAAACATGCtctacaaaataaatgtctctAGTCTGTGTCCTAGCTTCTGTTACTCGCACAACTTCACATGAAAATTATTAGTAATAACTGCACTTTACTGAGCCCGctgccatgctagcagctctgtgtggCTCTGTGTGGCTGTCAACATGTTCATAATAACAAGggtaacatgctgatgtttagcaggtacaatgGTAACCATGTTCATaactatcttagtttagcgttttagcatgctaatatttgctaaacAGCACTAAactgtcattagttctgcaggtatttggtcataaatcgAAGTAATGGCTCCATCCTGatgggaacatgaatgtctcaACCAAAGTTCATGTCGAAActtaacacatttcactctgaactgaagtggtggactgacccACCGACAATCAACCAGCTGAGCGTGGCTGCAAATGCCGGAATTAATACCAAACTCAGTGTTTTCAGTAGAGTGAAAGAAAAGTAGCAGCTACTGTGACGGTCATGGTCTGGTATTTTGTGGTCGCTGCACTCGTCACGAATGACGCGCCAGAATGAGCCCAAGTACACCTGGAGATCAGATTTCAGATGACGTCAGTGACCCGTCACTGGCCCATCACTGGCCCGTCACTGGCCCATCACTGAGCCAAATCTGGCAGCCAAATTTTCTCAGGCTGGGGCCAGGTCACATTTGATCCAGACAGCAGCCAAGTCTCAGCCACAATTCCTGTGTCCCGATGTGTGCGTTAGTCACAAATCTGTCCTCTActaactgaaaataaagttaaacAAGAGATATTACCCATAGtatattttagttatttttaaaaatatcaaaacctggtctgaaagtgacaaaaaaaaaacttggaaacAATCAAAACTGGGAATGTCTGGACCCAGGCGGCTAGAAAATGTACATGCTTGCTTAGAGCAAGACTGTAGAGAAACTTGCAAACAGTTTTCCCAGGTGATATATCCTTGTACCACCGGCAGGTTACAGTTTTGTACCAATCCATCAAGTAGACGTCGAGCTAAAGGAAATTAAAGGAGCACAACAGTCATTCGACTTTTTCCTCTCAGGACCACGAATGTCTAGTCTCTAAGGACATTTCACCGCAACCCAACGTTAAAACCGGTacctggttttaatgctgtggccGATCGGGAACTTGAATATCTGTGGAAAGTTTCGCAGCCGTCCATTTGATCACTGTAGCGATATCTCACCCTGAACCGCAGCGTCAACCGAAGCCCTtcggattcatcctctggggatcacgAATGACTGTGAGAACCTTGATAACAGTCCGTGCAGCGTTGGTTTGGATATTTCAGCGTGGCCAGAGTTTTGGATTGACAGACAAACGCGGCCATCCATAGAGCCGTACTGGCCAACATGGCTAAAATGACATGTTCTTAGTCAgctaatgatttaaaaacacagtttttaagATATCTGGTGAAACGTAAACATGGAATAAGAACCAATTCCGTCTGATAACGTTTGAGTCTAAATATGCCCTCGagattcagttttattttgctgttgttctCACGAGCTGTGGACCTTCAACAACGCCGCCTGTCCTCTACAGTTTCCGGGCAACAGTTCGGCATTTGTTGAGTGCCGCCGGCCGAGAACCGGCAGACAAAACCCACGTGAAGGACCCTCGAGGGGGTACGAGAAAGGCCGTCCGAAATAATCCAGCAACCTTAGGCTGAACCGCGCTGAAGCATTTACCACGCTCACCGTTGGACCTTCACCACCCACTTCAGTCTGAATGGACACAAACACTCGAGGCGCCGCGTCTGATCTCTAGCTCCACTCAACGTTTCATCCGGCTCGGAGCCTCCGCAGGCCCCACAGGAGGTGGACGAGCGCTCAAACAGAAACCGCCTGCAATTACCCGAAGGGCCAATCAAGCATTTAAACTAATGACGCAATGGTTATCACTTATCCATCGATCAAAGGCCGGCTCAGGGAGCACTGCGGGGCGGCGGCCGAGCCAGCCTCAACCCTCACATCCATCAACGTTGGCTCCGCTCGATCcctagggttagggttaggggctaCGCGGACAAGTGGCTTTTACTGCCGCCGACAATCAGCCAGGCTGAGAGCGTACGGTACAGGCCGTGACGCGTAGCTCGTGAACCCGCAGTCGGGGCTGGGTGATGTGGTTGAAACTGGCATCAGCGTATTGAGTGGGAATATTTTTGTAACGCCGACGTAATGTCACTTTGGGGCAAACGTTAGCAAAAGTAGTAACTAAAGTAGTTCAACTGATGTTCTGTGCAATTTACCGCCTCCGGCTTCTGTGTTACAAATGATTAATGTACAGATTCTTGCGTTTTACCTCTTCGTTTGTTGGACAACAGAAGAACAACAGAGGTTTTGAGGGTCTGACCCCGTTGAGGGGATAAAACCAAGCCTTTACGACAGGATG
Protein-coding regions in this window:
- the LOC120793962 gene encoding paternally-expressed gene 3 protein-like gives rise to the protein MVLGLSLRVSWICMLLFSSGACFPATKGDYKYPYTATWSASSGPGSSNLQSGGSRHPLVSLQHEPSAKSQQPEVAPQQPSFETGNQFPSRVGAPSVAAVSSLNYEPNRFIVSYDSSSDKSASAPEVPSQGAGYISPPVGAGKTPSFSVQPQPVSSTSGEPNVGSYRVTSSPVYEASPVLSFAYPANNAGKMPTSFGFGDGPVPYANEPTSFGFGDGPVPYANEPTSLGFGDGPVPYGYPSGAGSPSWDEQPAGEAYASAYGPSSWVPSRPFPDFSAWDSNAEEPQSTSETSPLPPSSYIIQSRNGYQRAREVLSHTKYSPEYPQPPIVPSYAKGASNFPPMTRSQGGKA